The proteins below come from a single Micromonas commoda chromosome 8, complete sequence genomic window:
- a CDS encoding predicted protein → MGCGSSVPAKGPGPAPRPAKGIDGSVITLEGKATNGNGGDGTIVATVASVVQETSAVKLLRLRVPTKSVEGGEFAFRPGQWVDFYAPGVDKPGGYSIASSPGQLARDGTFDVACKQSRTQGTSHWIHDGAKPGDEVRVRVGGEFFMSHEDGDAPLLMVAGGIGISPLCAMLETMLERSSSSLTTAGGARGEDGSDANGRGGRRRRHLRAVLLYSEKTEHALSGRVRDMALRSDGAFECVFHRTAAGRDTVAAKAQFEAMTTAELHAHLQSVGMDLGLDMMTKPELVDLAVASLTVVPNASSTPASPAKNQKTKKPKHQAEEAEQWDDSDTCGQGAITRDGRIDKKALGRAIDRLRAAAVSEGRSGTDVVAFLCGPPKMSDAMEKTLLKLGLPKRSVRLERWW, encoded by the coding sequence ATGGGGTGCGGCTCGAGCGTCCCCGCGAAAGGTCcgggccccgcgccgcgccccgcgaaGGGAATCGACGGTTCCGTAATAACGCTGGAGGGGAAAGCGACGAACGGgaacggcggtgacggcacgatcgtcgccaccgtcgcgagtGTGGTGCAGGAGACGTCGGCGGTGAAGCTGCTTCGACTGCGCGTGCCGACGAAGAGCGTAGAGGGCGGCGAGTTCGCGTTCAGACCCGGACAGTGGGTCGATTTCTACGCCCCGGGCGTGGACAAGCCGGGGGGGTactcgatcgcgtcgtcccccgggcagctcgctcgcgacggaacCTTCGACGTGGCGTGCAAGCAGTCCCGCACCCAAGGGACGTCGCACTGGATCCACGACGGAGCCAAGCCCGGAGACGAGGTACGGgtgcgcgtcgggggcgagTTTTTTATGTCgcacgaggacggggacgcccCGCTGCTCATGGTCGCGGGCGGCATAGGCATCAGCCCGCTGTGCGCCATGCTCGAGACGATGCTGGAGCGGAGTTCGAGTTCGCTCACCACAGccgggggggcgcggggcgaggacgggtcggacgcgaacggacgcggcggacgtcgcagAAGGCACCTTCGGGCGGTGTTGCTGTACAGCGAGAAGACCGAGCACGCCCTGAGCGGCAGGGTGCGGGATATGGCGCTGAGaagcgacggcgcgttcgagtgcgtctttcaccgaaccgccgcgggccgagacaccgtcgccgccaaggcgcagTTCGAGGCCATGACCACCGCGGAGCTCCACGCGCACCTTCAATCGGTGGGCATGGACCTCGGCCTGGACATGATGACCAAgccggagctcgtcgacctGGCGGTGGCGAGTTTAACCGTCGTCCCcaacgcgtcgtccacgccggcgtcacccgcaaaaaaccaaaaaaccaaaaaacCAAAACAccaggcggaggaggcggaacAGTGGGACGATTCCGACACGTGCGGCCAGGGCGCGATCACTCGCGACGGACGAATCGATAAGAAGGCACTCGGGAGGGCGATCGACcggctgcgcgccgcggcggtgagcgaggGTAGGTCCGGGACGGACGTGGTCGCGTTTCTGTGCGGTCCGCCGAAGATGTCGGACGCCATGGAGAAGACGCTGTTGAAGCTGGGTCTGCCGAAGCGAAGCGTGCGCCTGGAGCGGTGGTGGTGA
- a CDS encoding predicted protein, giving the protein MGKSDGYDKKAPCPLGTGTKLVRVGGQLVCVAHKHEPTGYKAPGAYGSKVVFDGESTSKAALASVRTIGPKTTKKKLEPYHPLAARNRPKHQTENIASSRFGVPKGFTETYRNSSQINLGDGHPDSSKPWRTTNQIYTNRTLMTGKVGIETNEGIFAECAALTHSKFRN; this is encoded by the exons ATGGGGAAGAGCGACGGCTACGATAAGAAAGCGCCCTG CCCGCTCGGCACCGGCACCAAGTTGGTGCGGGTCGGCGGCCAGCTCGTGTGCGTGGCGCACAAGCACGAGCCCACCGGGTACAAGGCTCCCGGAGCGTACGGCAGCAAGGTTGTGTTCGACGGGGAGAGCACGTCCAAGGCTGCGCTCGCTTCGGTGCGAACGATTGGGCCCaagacgacgaagaagaagctcgaACCCTAccacccgctcgccgccaggaACCGGCCGAAGCATCAGACGGAGAACATCGCGTCATCCAGGTTCGGGGTGCCGAAGGGGTTCACGGAGACGTACAGGAACAGCAGCCAAATCAACCTCGGAGACGGTCACCCGGATTCGAGCAAGccgtggaggacgacgaacCAGATTTACACGAACCGCACGCTCATGACGGGGAAGGTTGGCATCGAGACCAACGAGGGAATCTTCGCCGagtgcgcggcgctgacccACAGCAAGTTTCGCAACTGA
- a CDS encoding predicted protein — MTSVLDVRVLASRAPRARTSTPRRPWRGATLTRRASTTEASATLGTRYTYLGGNSWFARMGVSGVKVLCDPWLVGDLTFWDLPALYTGRKASLEGSNDWMRVAETADVILLSQSWEDHCHKPTLRELPKDIPVVGSPAAVEVAKELGFSNATPLKANSQVRVRPRGDTDEAREGALSIVAVAGALVGPPWSTREAGFILADGSEGARVYYEPHCSYVPESVKAGLRAVGGRVDCVVTPVRSVNVVGFPLVSGGSEAADLLECLNRPGLVIPLRNGELKQDGVSAGLLGTDGTTGEGFAALCDERFGAGKVEVRMPTPGVAIDF; from the coding sequence ATGACCTCGGTATTGGATGTCCGGGTGCTCGCGTCGAGAGCCCCACGCGCTCGTACCTCGACGCCACGACGTCCTTGGCGAGGTGCGACCctgacgcggcgcgcctcaaccaccgaggcgagcgcgacgctcgggACGCGATACACGTACCTCGGTGGGAACTCCTGGTTCGCTCGGATGGGCGTTTCGGGGGTCAAGGTCCTCTGCGACCCTTGGCTCGTGGGAGATCTGACGTTTTGGGACCTGCCCGCGTTGTACACGGGTCGCAAAGCGTCGCTGGAGGGATCGAACGACTGGATGAGGGTCGCCGAGACCGCCGATGTCATCTTGTTATCGCAATCTTGGGAGGACCACTGTCACAAGCCGACCCTGCGCGAGCTGCCAAAGGATATTCCAGTGGTGGGATCACCGGCAGCCGTCGAGGTGGCGAAAGAATTGGGCTTCTCTAACGCCACGCCCCTGAAAGCGAACTCTCAGGTGAGGGTCAGGCCCCGGGGCGACACCGACGAGGCCAGAGAAGGGGCTCTATCCATCGTAGCCGTAGCTGGGGCCCTCGTGGGGCCGCCTTGGTCGACTCGGGAGGCTGGATTCATCCTCGCCGATGGATCCGAGGGCGCACGGGTATACTACGAGCCGCACTGCTCGTACGTCCCCGAGTCCGTCAAGGCGGGTTTGAGGGCGGTGGGTGGCAGGGTGGACTGCGTCGTCACGCCGGTGCGAAGCGTGAACGTCGTCGGCTTCCCGCTGGTCAGCGGAGGGAGCGAAGCCGCGGATCTTTTAGAGTGTTTGAATCGACCGGGGCTGGTGATACCGCTGCGAAACGGCGAGTTGAAGCAGGACGGAGTGAGCGCTGGGCTGCTCGGGACGGATGGGACCACGGGGGaggggttcgcggcgctctgCGACGAGCGTTTCGGCGCGGGCAAGGTGGAAGTGAGGATGCCCACGCCGGGAGTCGCGATCGACTTTTAG
- a CDS encoding DEAD/DEAH box helicase (expressed), with product MSSDEGKPATADGTEDANKEKHVFAAPAPRPPGGGSLLGLDRLAREKRAANQAKESAARKRTSMMEDDELGGGGGNDDDDKPMGQQSTTARGGTLGNNPSKRQFRGHRVETPSHPGGLNEEARREIDERRKDRNRGVTARSQDRGRDRSRDSDRRGARDGDHRRRGSSRDGDAGGSSARGRRDDSRDRTGRGARGGGSYGNADWGQGFGGGGGGGGGGTARGGASDRTPGRDRAGMEAILARRKRGGNGDGGGDDGEWEETPAGAGATATASASPWTDRATDRFTSGGSWDFSAPQPASARNSAPTPGSSRASHGGSSSHRATFEIEGTPLGTPSYAANEWMNKPAQKTAVETYGEHIVDDDDGGGFRPMPAGGGASNAAEKDLDRAWYDDDEGGGGHGDAFNPFIGADDDQKVKQKEEAYQKRLTRRDGRPMTLAQSKKMAGIHADHNAWEENRMLNSGVVVRKEVDLDFETEEENRVMLLVHDMKPPFLEGKAWLSTKKAEMVLPVKDATSDMAMIARKGSNLMKEVRTKRDENKSRDRFWEMKGSKMGNVTGTTKKEDDEAAAAAEAQRKQAGDHYGERDADDEPLNEDGELDFRKGAKFGDHMKDKTVARSEFAKEKTMKEQREFLPVYGCREDLMHVIRENNIVVVVGETGSGKTTQMTQYMHEEGYSTFGMIGCTQPRRVAAMSVAKRVSEEMGCELGSKVGYAIRFEDCTGPDTIIKYMTDGVLLRETLRESDLDTYSCIIMDEAHERSLHTDVLFGILKKVVARRRDFRLIVTSATLNSEKFSNFFGSVPIFNIPGRTFPVETLYSKTPVEDYVEGAVKQALAIHIAYPPGDILIFMTGQEEIETVAYALEERLEQLTKVGTCPPLSVLPIYSQLPSDLQAKIFQEAPGGIRKCVVSTNIAETSLTLDGVMYVVDTGYCKLSVYNPRMGMNALQIFPCSQAAVNQRKGRAGRTGPGTCYRLYTEMAFKHEMLAMTVPEIQRTNLGNVVLLLKSLNVENLLDFDFMDPPPQDNILNSMYQLWILGALDNTGGLTRMGAKMVEFPVDPPLAQMLLKAEELKCSNEILTVIAMLSVPPIWFRPKDREEESDAAREKFFVPESDHLTLLNVYQQWKNNGYRTDWCNRHYIQGKGLKKGREVRAQLLDIMKTQKIQLISAGGDWDLCRRALCSAYFHQAARLKGVGEYVNCRNGMPCHLHPSSSLYGLGYTPDYVIYHELVMTSKEYMQCVSAVEPHWLAEAGPMFFSIKESHSSLAQSKARQREEKEKMKKEMEDKQAQKDEAARLQREKEAQRAATQRAQIVTPGRRSVPATPVVPSGSAAASGDDGDGKPKFSRPPTSEQRRREPARTPRRVGL from the coding sequence ATGTCCTCCGACGAGGGCAagcccgccaccgccgacggcaccgaggACGCGAACAAGGAGAAGCATGTcttcgccgccccggcgccgaggcctCCCGGCGGTGGCTCGCTGCTGGGCCTGGaccggctcgcgcgggagaagcgcgcggcgaaccaGGCGAAGGaatccgcggcgaggaagcgcACGTCCATgatggaggacgacgagctcggcggcggcggcgggaacgacgacgacgacaagccGATGGGTCAGCAgtccaccaccgcgaggggcggcaccctcggcaatAATCCGTCCAAGCGCCAGTtccgcggccaccgcgtcgagaCCCCGAGCCACCCGGGCGGGCTgaacgaggaggcgcgccgcgagatcGACGAGCGCAGGAAGGACAGAAACCGCGGGGTCACCGCCAGGAGCCAGGATCGAGGCCGGGACAGGTCGAGGGACAGCGATCGTCGAGGGGCCCGGGACGGCGatcatcgacgccggggctCGTCTCGAgacggggacgcgggcggatcgtccgcgcggggtcgacgcgacgactcGCGGGATCGcacggggcggggcgcgcggggtggcggGTCGTACGGCAACGCGGACTGGGGCCagggcttcggcggcggcggcggcggcggcggcggcggcaccgcgaGGGGGGGCGCATCCGACCGGACGCCGGGCAGGGATCGCGCCGGGATGGAGGCTATCCTGGCGCGTCGCAAGAGAGGGGgaaacggcgacgggggtggTGACGACGGGGAGTGGGAGGAGaccccggcgggggcgggggcgacggcgacggcgtccgcgtcgccgtggaccgATCGCGCGACGGACCGGTTCACCAGCGGCGGCTCGTGGGATTTCTCCGCGCCGcaacccgcgtcggcgaggaacagcgccccgacgccgggaTCGTCCAGGGCATCTCACGGCGGTTCGTCTTCGCACAGGGCCACGTTCGAGATCGAGGGCACCCCGCTCGGTACCCCGAGctacgccgcgaacgagtgGATGAACAAACCCGCGCAAAAGACGGCTGTTGAGACGTACGGCGAACACAtcgttgacgacgacgacggcggcgggtttcGGCCCATGCCCGCAGGGGGGGGTgcgtccaacgccgccgagaaggacctcgaccgcgcgtggtacgacgacgacgagggaggtggcgggcacggcgacgcgttcaacCCTTtcatcggcgcggacgacgatcAAAAGGTTAagcagaaggaggaggcgtaTCAGAAGCGGCtcacgcggcgcgacgggcggccgATGACTTTGGCGCAGTCGAAGAAGATGGCCGGCATCCACGCCGATCACAACGCGTGGGAGGAGAACAGGATGCTCAACTCCGGCGTGGTTGTTCGAAAGGAGGTGGACCTGGACTTtgagacggaggaggagaaccGGGTGATGCTGCTGGTGCACGACATGAAGCCCCCGTTCCTAGAGGGTAAGGCTTGGCTGAGCACCAAGAAGGCGGAGATGGTCCTGCCGGTCAAGGACGCCACCAGCGACATGGCCATGATCGCGCGCAAGGGATCCAACCTCATGAAGGAGGTGCGGACCAAGAGGGATGAGAACAAGAGCAGGGACAGGTTCTGGGAGATGAAGGGGTCCAAGATGGGCAACGTGACGGGCACGACCAAGAAGGAGGATGACgaagcagccgccgccgccgaggcgcagcgCAAGCAGGCGGGCGACCActacggcgagcgcgacgcggacgacgagccgctcaacgaggacggcgagctcgacttCAGGAAGGGTGCCAAGTTTGGCGACCACATGAAGGATAAGACGGTGGCTCGATCGGAGTTTGCCAAGGAGAAGACCATGAAGGAGCAGAGGGAGTTTCTGCCCGTGTACGGCTGCCGCGAGGACCTCATGCACGTCATCCGAGAGAACAACATCGTGGTCGTGGTGGGCGAGACTGGCTCCGGAAAGACCACGCAGATGACCCAGTACATGCACGAGGAGGGATACTCCACGTTCGGCATGATCGGTTGCACGCAGCCTAGGCGcgtggcggcgatgtccgtcgcgaagcgcgtGTCTGAGGAGATGGGGTGCGAGCTCGGCTCCAAGGTTGGCTATGCCATTCGTTTTGAGGACTGCACGGGACCGGACACCATCATCAAGTACATGACCGACGGTGTGCTGCTGAGGGAGACGCTGAGGGAGAGCGACCTGGACACGTACAGCTGCATCATCATGGACGAAGCTCACGAGCGCTCGCTGCACACGGACGTGCTCTTTGGCATCCTCAAGAAGGttgtcgcgcgccgccgcgatttCCGGCTCATCGTCACCTCTGCCACCCTCAACTCTGAAAAGTTCTCCAACTTTTTCGGGTCGGTGCCCATATTCAACATCCCGGGCAGGACCTTCCCGGTGGAGACACTGTACAGCAAGACCCCGGTGGAGGACTACGTGGAGGGCGCGGTGAAACAGGCGCTCGCCATCCACATCGCGTACCCCCCCGGTGATATCCTCATCTTCATGACCGGCCAGGAGGAAATTGAGACTGTGGCGTATGCGCTCGAGGAGAGGCTGGAGCAGCTGACCAAGGTTGGAACGTGCCCTCCCCTCTCCGTCTTACCCATCTACTCGCAGTTGCCGTCGGATCTGCAGGCGAAGATCTTCCAGGAGGCTCCGGGAGGTATTCGGAAGTGCGTGGTGTCCACCAACATTGCCGAAACTTCGCTCACGCTGGACGGCGTCATGTACGTCGTGGACACGGGCTATTGCAAGCTGAGCGTCTATAACCCCAGGATGGGCATGAACGCGCTGCAGATTTTCCCTTGCTCCCAGGCTGCGGTTAACCAGCGCAagggtcgcgcgggtcgtacCGGACCGGGCACGTGCTACAGGTTGTACACGGAGATGGCGTTCAAGCACGAGATGCTCGCCATGACGGTGCCAGAGATTCAGCGCACTAACCTCGGGAACGTGGTGCTGCTTCTCAAGTCCCTCAACGTGGAGAACCTCCTGGACTTTGACTTTATGGACCCACCCCCGCAGGATAACATCCTGAACAGCATGTACCAGCTGTGGATCCTGGGCGCGCTGGATAACACCGGCGGCTTGACGCGGATGGGTGCCAAGATGGTGGAGTTTCCCGTGGACCCGCCGCTGGCGCAGATGCTgctcaaggctgaggagcTCAAGTGTTCGAACGAGATCCTCACCGTCATCGCGATGTTGTCCGTGCCCCCCATCTGGTTTAGGCCCAAGGACAGGGAGGAGGAATCTGACGCAGCGAGAGAGAAGTTCTTCGTGCCAGAGAGCGACCACCTCACCCTGCTCAACGTCTACCAGCAGTGGAAGAATAACGGGTACCGCACCGACTGGTGCAACCGCCACTACATTCAGGGCAAGGGACTCAAGAAgggccgcgaggtgcgcgcgcagCTACTCGATATCATGAAAACGCAGAAGATCCAACTCATCAGCGCGGGAGGCGACTGGGACCTCTGCCGTCGTGCGCTCTGTTCCGCCTATTTCCAtcaggcggcgaggctgaaGGGTGTCGGCGAGTACGTCAACTGCCGCAACGGCATGCCCTGTCACCtgcacccgtcgtcgtcgctgtacGGCCTCGGGTACACCCCCGACTACGTCATATACCACGAGCTGGTGATGACCAGCAAGGAGTACATGCAGTGCGTCTCGGCGGTTGAGCCGCACTggctggcggaggcgggtcCGATGTTTTTCAGCATAAAGGAGTCCCactcgtccctcgcgcagAGCAAGGCGAGGCAgagggaggagaaggagaagatgAAGAAGGAGATGGAAGATAAACAGGCGCAGAaagacgaggcggcgaggttgcagcgggagaaggaggctcagagggcggcgacgcagagGGCACAGATTGTCACGCCGGGTCGACGAAGCGTTCCGGCTACGCCCGTCGTGCCCTCCGGAtcggcggctgcgtcgggagacgacggagacggaaaGCCAAAGTTCTCCAGGCCCCCAACCTCggagcagcgccgccgcgagcccgccCGTACTCCTCGCCGCGTAGGATTATAG
- a CDS encoding predicted protein, with amino-acid sequence MSGAPERELLTRFEVQKFLGKGSYGSVYRVRRLSDNKIYALKETNVRNLSQQERQDAVNEIRLLASVQQNTAISGFHEAFIDGNRLCIVMEYAPFGDLSRALRKRQAQRKLLPEDLIWSYFIQIARGLQALHSQKILHRDVKTANVLRMSGEVVKLGDLGVAKLMKNNMTNTQIGTPHYMPPEVWRNRPYTFNSDVWALGCVLFEMCTFTVPFEARSMEELRFKVMKGKIPALPQVYSGDMQKMVKWLMILEPSQRPNIDAVLDHPSVRRRAHLAPEPEPAVPQPTNAVGGEPSSAVTLGTIKVPKNLRMLKKRLPAPNYPDQAPPPPPAPVAAAPAQIPRPPVVAAPEPALKPHDDDAQSVRSSGSSGSGGSGGSGGSGRSGGSGGSEGSREDRPAVAHNDRGGYNYGRPVGVSRPNVGEYARGVKVPVSKQHDVAERKPAVARPFAAAGPSAAAARGIRPEMEARERLERGVKDLQSVREDAAARVERAKAVLARAGLVPAGIKGPGEKENVAADRLGALKNMRVNGAGVDAGDKVGVAGRRVGLSNREEGANRRVGLPPSQMGQGYGGVYAQRPQRRPAPSRNFYF; translated from the exons aTGTCAGGAGCCccggagcgcgagctcctgaCCCGATTTGAGGTTCAGAAGTTCCTCGGCAAGGGTAGCTACGGCAGCGT GtatcgcgtccgccgtctgAGCGACAACAAGATCTACGCGTTGAAGGAGACGAACGTGCGCAATCTCTCCCAGCAGGAGCGCCAGGATGCGGTCAACGAGATTCGCCTGCTCGCGTCGGTTCAGCAGAACACGGCCATCAGCGGCTTCCACGAGGCGTTCATCGACGGCAACCGCCTATGCATCGTCATGGAGTACGCACCCTTCGGTGATCTCTCCAGGGCGCTGCGCAAGCGCCAGGCTCAGCGCAAGCTTCTCCCCGAGGACCTCATCTGGTCCTACTTCATCCAGATTGCCAGGGGCCTCCAGGCGCTCCACTCGCAGAAGATCCTTCACCGCGACGTGAAGACGGCGAACGTGCTGCGCATGTCCGGCGAGGTTGTCAAGCTCGgggacctcggcgtcgcgaagcTGATGAAGAACAACATGACCAACACCCAGATTGGCACCCCTCACTACATGCCCCCGGAGGTTTGGAGGAACAGGCCGTACACCTTCAACTCGGACGTCTGGGCACTCGGATGCGTCCTGTTCGAGATGTGCACCTTCACCGTGCCCTTCGAGGCGAGGAGCATGGAGGAGCTCAGGTTCAAGGTTATGAAGGGAAAGATCCCCGCGCTGCCCCAGGTGTACAGCGGAGACATGCAGAAGATGGTCAAGTGGCTCATGATCCTCGAGCCCTCGCAGCGACCCAACATCGACGCGGTTCTCGACCACCCcagcgttcgccgccgcgcgcacctcgcgcccgagcccgagcccgccgtgCCCCAGCCCACCAACGCCGTCGGAGGTGAGCCCAGCAGCGCGGTCACCCTCGGGACCATCAAGGTTCCCAAGAACCTTCGCATGCTCAAGAAGCGACTGCCGGCGCCCAACTACCCAGACCaggctccgccgccgccgcccgcgcccgtcgcggctgcCCCCGCGCAGATTCCCAggccgcccgtcgtcgccgcgcccgagcccgcgctcAAGCCCCATGATGACGACGCCCAGAGCGTGAGGAGCTCCGGGAGCTCGGGGTCTGGCGGCTCtggcggctccggcggctcTGGCAGATCCGGTGGCTCTGGGGGATCTGAGGGATCGCGAGAAGACCGACCCGCCGTGGCGCACAACGACCGCGGGGGATACAACTACGGCCGACCCGTGGGCGTCAGCCGACCTAACGTCGGCGAGTACGCCAGGGGCGTGAAGGTCCCGGTGAGCAAGcagcacgacgtcgcggaacggaagcccgcggtggcgaggccgttcgccgcggctggaCCCTCCGCCGCTGCCGCGAGGGGTATCAGGCCCGAgatggaggcgagggagaggcTGGAGCGGGGCGTGAAGGACCTGCAGAGCGTgagggaggacgccgccgcgcgagttgAGCGGGCAAAGGCTGTGCTGGCGCGTGCGGGCCTCGTGCCCGCGGGTATCAAGGGACCCGGCGAGAAGgagaacgtcgccgccgatcgacTCGGGGCGCTGAAGAACATGCGCGTCAATGGAGCTGGCGTGGATGCGGGGGACAAGGTTGGAGTCGCGGGGAGGCGCGTGGGGCTGAGCAACAGGGAAGAAGGCGCGAACAGGCGTGTTGGGCTTCCGCCGTCTCAGATGGGACAGGGTTACGGTGGGGTTTACGCGCAGAGGCCGCAGAGgcggcccgcgccgtcgagaaATTTTTATTTCTGA
- a CDS encoding predicted protein — MARMVTSATRPHQFSSKAAGESLLDSCPPSAEHSAGMQTPDWGALEAVDGVRLSWNVWPNSRMEAQKCVVPFGALVTPRKVLPEMPVVPYDPVRCKGCAACLNPYARVDFNAKLWICPFCYTRNHFPQHYASISETNLPAELFPTYTTIEYQLQRPAASPPAYMFVVDVCLIEEELGALKQSLTQALSLLPENASVGLITYGTHVHVHELGFDECPKSYVFRGSKEFTSQQIQDQLFRSTGGARPRPGQQQTNGAAVTGHQSKFLVPLADCEFQLTSVLEELSRDSFSALPDCRPARCTGTAVAVAATLLASSVSNTPARAMLFVGGPATDGGGQVVGKELETAMRSHKDIAKGAAPFMTKATKYYETVATQLCTNGHCLDVFACSLDQVGLAEMKVCAEKTGGMVVLAESFANTVFKTSFARMFTTEGEDALGVSSGGVFEVITSRDVKTAGCVGPCAALDKKTLPGAIADVPVGSGGTTAWKLCSLSNDTSLAVFFEPANRGDGKDGTQTAPQQQSQQFFLQFVTMCTVPSGETRLRVTTTTRRWTEGANVNDIAAGFDQEAGAALIARQLTWKMETEDEFDCPAATRWLDRSLIRLCQRFGDYRKDDPASFQLMPQFSIYPQFMFNLRRSQFVQVFNNSPDETAYYRMILWRENVLNSLVMIQPTLMAYSFNGPPEPVLLDVCSIAPDRILVLDAYFSVVIFHGQTIAQWRKANYQEQPEHEAFKQLLEAPKADAQEILGRRFPVPRLVDCDQHGSQARFLLAKLNPSATYNSAGMGGGSSDIIFTDDVSLQVFMEHLKRLAVAS; from the coding sequence GAACGTCTGGCCCAACTCCAGGATGGAGGCACAGAAGTGCGTCGTTCCCTTCGGCGCGCTGGTCACCCCGCGCAAGGTTCTGCCCGAGATGCCCGTCGTGCCCTACGATCCCGTTCGGTGCAAGGGTTGCGCGGCGTGCCTCAACCCGTACGCGCGGGTGGACTTCAACGCGAAGCTGTGGATCTGTCCCTTTTGCTACACGCGAAACCACTTTCCCCAGCACTACGCGTCCATCAGCGAGACCAACCTCCCCGCCGAGCTGTTCCCCACCTACACCACCATCGAGTACCAGCTCCAgaggcccgcggcgtcgccgccggcgtacATGTTCGTGGTGGACGTGTGCCTCATCGAGGAGGAACTCGGCGCGCTGAAGCAGTCCCTGACGCAGGCGCTATCGCTGCTGCCGGAGAACGCGTCCGTGGGTCTGATCACGTACGGGAcgcacgtccacgtccacgagctcggTTTCGACGAGTGCCCCAAATCGTACGTGTTCCGAGGGTCCAAGGAGTTCACGTCGCAGCAGATCCAGGATCAGCTCTTCCGATCGACCGGCGGagcgaggccgaggcccgGGCAGCAGCAGACGAACGGTGCCGCGGTCACCGGCCACCAGTCCAAGTTCCTGGTGCCCCTCGCCGACTGCGAGTTTCAGCTCACGTCcgtgctcgaggagctgtCCAGGGATTCTTTCAGCGCCCTGCCCGACTGCCGGCCGGCGAGGTGCACGGGAAcagcggtggcggtggccgCGACGCTGCtcgcctcgtccgtctccAACACTCCCGCTCGTGCGATGCTGTTCGTGGGTGgtcccgcgacggacggcggcggccaggtTGTGGGTaaggagctcgagacggcgatgcgctcgcaCAAGGACATCGCaaagggcgcggcgccgttcatGACGAAAGCGACCAAGTACTACGAGACGgtggcgacacagctgtgcaccAACGGGCACTGTCTGGACGTGTTCGCGTGCTCGCTCGATCAAGTGGGTTTGGCGGAGATGAAGGTGTGCGCGGAGAAGACCGGAGGGATGGTGGTGCTCGCAGAGTCATTTGCCAATACTGTGTTCAAGACATCGTTCGCGCGGATGTTTACCACCGAAGGGGAGGATGCGCTCGGGGTGAGCAGCGGGGGCGTCTTCGAGGTGATCACCTCGCGCGACGTCAAGACCGCGGGTTGCGTTGggccgtgcgcggcgctggacaaGAAGACCCTCCCTGGAGCCATCGCGGATGTGCCCGTGGGCAGCGGGGGAACAACCGCGTGGAAGCTGTGCTCGCTGAGCAACGACACCAGCCTGGCGGTGTTCTTTGAGCCCGCAAACAGGGGCGACGGAAAGGACGGAACGCAAACGGCGCCCCAGCAGCAGTCGCAGCAGTTCTTCCTGCAGTTTGTCACCATGTGCACGGTGCCGAGCGGGGAGACGCGCCTGAGGGTCACAACCACCACAAGGCGGTGGACGGAGGGTGCCAACGTCAACGACATCGCGGCGGGTTTCGACCaggaggctggcgcggcgctcatcgccagGCAGCTCACGTGGAAGATGGAGACGGAGGATGAGTTCGActgccccgcggcgaccaggTGGCTTGATCGTTCGCTCATCCGCCTGTGCCAGAGGTTCGGTGACTACCGCAAGGATGACCCAGCGTCGTTCCAGCTCATGCCCCAGTTCTCCATCTACCCCCAGTTCATGTTCAACCTGCGCAGGTCCCAGTTTGTCCAGGTGTTCAACAACTCCCCGGACGAGACCGCGTACTACCGCATGATTCTGTGGCGCGAGAACGTCCTCAACTCCCTGGTCATGATCCAGCCCACGTTGATGGCGTACTCGTTCAACGGTCCCCCCGAGCCGGTGCTGCTCGACGTGTGCTCCATCGCACCGGATCGGATCCTCGTCCTGGATGCGTACTTCTCGGTGGTCATCTTCCACGGTCAAACCATCGCGCAGTGGCGCAAGGCCAACTACCAGGAGCAGCCTGAGCACGAGGCGTTCAAGCAGCTGCTCGAGGCGCCCAAGGCGGATGCTCAGGAGATTTTGGGGAGAAGGTTCCCGGTGCCGAGGCTGGTGGACTGCGACCAGCACGGGAGCCAGGCGCGGTTCTtgctcgccaagctcaacCCAAGTGCGACCTACAACAGCGCGGGGATGGGAGGAGGGAGCAGCGACATCATCTTCACCGATGACGTGTCGCTGCAGGTGTTCATGGAGCACCTCAAGCGCCTGGCGGTGGCTTCGTAA